AATTGGTTCTATGTCATTATCTATAGCAAGCTCGTATTTAGAAACGAACAAGagattcacaagcaaacaattaCCTCAAAGTGTGTCTCACCACAAGCACATGAGATTGTAACCATTAAAGGGCAAGGAGCACATGCACCTCTACAACAACAAAATCAGCTATATCAAGATATTGCACAATTTAGAAatgaaatattattcataattcaCAACTTCTCATTAGCTAAATAATAAATTGCCTCTTATGGATCCTATGAGGCTGCGACTAATCATCAGCATTCTAATTTCTAAACCCAGTGAACTCTAACTTAACCTTACATGATTAGCTAGTGCAAGCAAACATACCGATGGCATGGGGCTGGGCATTTGTGATTCTTGCATCGAAGCCTCTTAccacaaatctgaaatttcaAACATTTATATAAGCCGCATAACCAATAAAAAAGCACACGAAAGTAGGCTGTGTGAGACAAACCTCTCCACATGGTGGACAGTCCCCATCACAGCAGCGTCGTTTACAGGCATGACGTCCACAATCTCTCACTCTTTGACACTTTCTCTCACAGGTCAAATCTTGATAGCAAGGAACCTAATCTAAATTCAGTTAAACCTTCCCAATTGAACTTACACAAGTTTGATAAGTAACCAAAAAAAGAGGAACAAATGATAATGgttataaaataacaatcagTCCTTGACACATCGCGATTCGCGAGGGTATCTCCATTGCAATTTGCCAATGATAAACAGAATCCCACAttgtaaattgataaaatttagcAATGCAATCATTAACAAGTGCCTAAACTGGTTATTTACCTCTTTCTTCAAGCCCCCGCACCGGCATGATTTCATAACCACAAGTCTACAAGTTTCAATGCACCCTCCTCTATGACATCTTTCATGGCACCTGTGTAAACCGCAACTCAACATCTTATCACATGTACCTCCGCAAAGCGGCACAGCAACATCACAAGCCATTCCTTCATACACATTCTTCCCACATGGACAAGTCCTCTTCCCCTGAAGAGGACACTGTCCACACTCTCCTGAATGACACCCTCTTTCACACACATGCTTCCCACACCCCAACAGTCTCTCACACGGATTCTCACATTGAAATCCCCTCTCACAGCACTTTTTCTCCTCTTTCTTCCTTCCACAGTAGCATCCATATAAGCCGCGAGCCTGACACGGAGGACAATCTCCGTCGTGGCACCTCTCTTTGCACTTATGAGTCCCGCAATCCAATAATTTGCCACATAAATTGTTACATGAAAACAATTTGAATCCGCAGCGCTTAGCGTCTTCAATTTTCCCACAAAAGCACTTGGCTTTCACCAGCTTCGGGCAGGAAGCGCAAGGCCCAGGGTGGCACAGCAACAAGCAATAATGGCCGCAGCTGTTCTTCAATGGACGGTCGCACACTTCACCGCATGAATGAGGCAAAATCCAGGGGTTATCATTTGGAGGATTCTCGACCTTACCACAGAAGCAGAAGTAAGTTTTAGGAATTTGAGATTTCGTATACACTGATCTGCATTTGGGACAGTTCCAGGTGGAGGTTTCCGCCGCTTTATCAGGGGAGATGGGGAGGCGCGTGGCGGCACGGTAGGCGGATAGATCAGAGGCCTGCCGGGCCCAGGATTGGATGCAGAGGAGGTGGAAAACGTCATAACAGAGGGAAGTGCATGACCAGGTGGGATCTGAGGGTTTGATCCGCTCGAGGCAAATGAGGCATGAAAGTGCACCGGAGGAGGAAGAGTTGAGAAAAGATTGGATTTTGGAGAGGTCGTGAGGAGTTGGTGGTGAGGTGGATGATGGTGATTGGTTGGTGGTGTGCTCGAAATAGGATTTGAATATGGAGTTCGAGAAGTCCGTGTGGCAGTGGCGGTGGCCGTGGTGTGATTCTGGGTTAGATTGATCGGGATCGGAACCGGAACCGGAATCGGAATCCGAGAAATGGTGTTGGTAATTAGCAGAGGACATTTTTGGGATTTTCAGGAGTGAGGTGACTAGGCTGGGATTTTTAGGGAAGGTGGTGGAGTCACGTTCGTTGCACGTGAGATAAATATCATCattaatttcattatatttattcaaatattttaaatatataaaaataagaattgTGGTTAAGAAATAAATACTATTGGCATAATTGCTTCTTTGCTTttccatatattttttttattaaaaaaaacatatttctttattttcattaatgGCATAAAATACGAAAAATACTTTTATAAAGAATCACAATTTTTacgtttaaaaataaaaattacaagacttgtattatttaatttatttttattacatataataagttaataattatgtttattttaataataaaataaatttcatgtTACATGCGTCTTATAGTGGCTAAAACTGTAGCAGGTGAATTGCTTGAGATCTTGGATCCCAAGGTTAATCCCCCAGAGCAAAGTGAAGCAGAAGCAGTGAAGATTCTGGCAGATACTGAAGCCAACTATGAATCAGGTAGTTGCTAATTTGGAGCAGGCTTTGTCTTTGTGTGATGGTAGTTTGATGGTGAGGATTATTAGCATGGTGAAGAAGGAGATCAAGAGAAGTtgctttcatatattttaattagctGGAACTGTGCTTTTACATCAATAGCTTATAGCTTCACGATGGGTAGTAGTGTGATCAACTCCTGGAAAATGAGGATCAAGATTGCATTAGATGCTGCTAGAGGAACTCAACATCTTCACAATCGCGCAGTCCCACGAATAATTCATGGAGATATTAGGCCTTCTAACATCTTGCTCGAGGAGAATTTGACAGCAAGAGTTTCTGATTTTGGAtggtcattcattcattcttcaTAGAAGAAGCAGACCAGTCATGTGGCTGTATGTTATAAGGAGAAGTTGCTTATAGAATTTTACTTTTTTCGA
This region of Manihot esculenta cultivar AM560-2 chromosome 10, M.esculenta_v8, whole genome shotgun sequence genomic DNA includes:
- the LOC110624025 gene encoding NF-X1-type zinc finger protein NFXL2, producing MSSANYQHHFSDSDSGSGSDPDQSNPESHHGHRHCHTDFSNSIFKSYFEHTTNQSPSSTSPPTPHDLSKIQSFLNSSSSGALSCLICLERIKPSDPTWSCTSLCYDVFHLLCIQSWARQASDLSAYRAATRLPISPDKAAETSTWNCPKCRSVYTKSQIPKTYFCFCGKVENPPNDNPWILPHSCGEVCDRPLKNSCGHYCLLLCHPGPCASCPKLVKAKCFCGKIEDAKRCGFKLFSCNNLCGKLLDCGTHKCKERCHDGDCPPCQARGLYGCYCGRKKEEKKCCERGFQCENPCERLLGCGKHVCERGCHSGECGQCPLQGKRTCPCGKNVYEGMACDVAVPLCGGTCDKMLSCGLHRCHERCHRGGCIETCRLVVMKSCRCGGLKKEVPCYQDLTCERKCQRVRDCGRHACKRRCCDGDCPPCGEICGKRLRCKNHKCPAPCHRGACAPCPLMVTISCACGETHFEVPCGTEMNQKPPRCRKLCGIPPLCRHGSYKKPHRCHYGACPSCQLLCEEEYPCGHTCKLRCHGPRPPPNPEFTLKPKKKKPNHQIECTPGSPCPPCPELVWRSCIGQHLGAERMIVCSSKALFSCDNLCGNPLPCGNHYCTKTCHALISQSQKSLAQCIGEPCEECHLPCDKERKPTCLHHCPLSCHPGECPPCKVLVKRACHCGSMVHVFECIYYNSLSEKEQMSVRSCGGSCHRKLPNCTHLCPEICHPGQCPSPDKCSKKVTVRCQCQTLKKEWPCQDVQAAYHNSGRDPKDISKNHFGIGLLPCNSDCKSKVKVVDQELHLRKSKDLEEKEPDTEKNTSKRRKRRERAKETKQISKFQKLVATMKWFLLLVILVVILVAASYSGYKGLMWLSDWMNEVEEQRLRRSYPRI